A DNA window from Anastrepha ludens isolate Willacy chromosome 6, idAnaLude1.1, whole genome shotgun sequence contains the following coding sequences:
- the LOC128865688 gene encoding ras-related GTP-binding protein C has protein sequence MSYEDDEYHVDTFPKDFGYGSFDQDGLEAPGMGGGESKPRILLMGLRRSGKSSIQKVVFHKMSPNETLFLESTSKIVKDDINNSSFVQFQIWDFPGQIDFIDPTFDSDMIFGGCGALVFVIDAKDDYNEALTKFKNTVIKAYKVNPRIKFEVFIHKVDGISDDSKMESQRDIHQRASDDLSDAGLNQIHLSFHLTSIYDHSIFEAFSKVVQKLIPQLPTLENLLNIFISHSGIEKAFLFDVVSKIYIATDCSPVDMQSYELCCDMIDVVIDLSSIYSSEETAFDHESSSLIKLNNNTILYLREVNKFLALVCILREENFNRQGVIDYNFLCFRKAISEVFELRLKSQKLETLDEQIETEDVVDEDEDELDAHVNENHLN, from the exons ATG AGCTACGAGGATGACGAATATCACGTGGACACGTTCCCAAAGGACTTTGGCTATGGTTCTTTCGATCAAGATGGCTTAGAAGCGCCCGGTATGGGCGGAGGTGAATCAAAACCACGCATTCTACTTATGGGTTTACGGCGATCGGGCAAAAGTTCCATACAAAAAGTGGTATTTCACAAAATGTCACCCAATGAGACGCTCTTCTTAGAATCAACAAGCAAAATCGTCAAGGATGACATCAACAATTCCAGCTTTGTGCAGTTCCAGATTTGGGACTTCCCAGGACAAATAGACTTCATAGATCCCACATTTGACTCAGACATGATATTTGGTGGTTGTGGTGCTTTGGTGTTTGTAATCGATGCCAAGGATGACTACAATGAGGCGCTGACAAAGTTTAAAAACACCGTTATAAAAGCTTATAAAGTAAATCCGCGCATCAAATTTGAGGTCTTTATACATAAG GTGGACGGTATTAGCGATGACTCAAAAATGGAATCACAGCGGGACATACATCAGCGCGCATCCGATGATCTAAGCGATGCCGGCTTAAATCAGATACATTTGAGTTTTCATTTAACTTCCATCTACGACCATTCGATATTCGAAGCGTTCTCTAAGGTAGTGCAAAAATTAATACCCCAATTGCCGACGTTGGAGAatctactcaatatttttatatcG CACTCGGGTATCGAGAAAGCGTTCCTGTTTGATGTGGTTTCGAAGATCTACATTGCCACCGATTGTTCGCCAGTAGATATGCAGAGCTATGAGCTTTGCTGTGACATGATCGATGTGGTGATTGATCTCTCGAGCATTTATAG CTCCGAAGAAACCGCCTTCGATCATGAAAGCTCTAGTCTCATCAAACTAAACAACAATACGATTTTATATTTGCGAGAAGTTAATAAATTTCTTGCATTGGTTTGCATATTACGCGAAGAGAATTTCAATCGACAAGGTGTGATCGACTATAATTTTCTGTGCTTCCGCAAAGCTATCAGTGAAGTTTTCGAGTTGCGTTTGAAAAGCCAAAAGCTCGAAACTTTAGATGAACAAATTGAGACCGAAGATGTGGTGGACGAGGATGAAGATGAACTCGATGCGCACGTCAACGAGAATCACTTAAACTAA
- the LOC128865689 gene encoding 28S ribosomal protein S17, mitochondrial: MATRGAILLGQCMPCVKKNASKIRIRRMELDTNLNMYFKKDEFLFAYDPEKVCKTGDVVLIRELSQRLTRLISHKVEQVVYPLGDITDPVSGKKVVVGKYREQIEEANRLYGKSEKAFDYEKAPPRGRLEGTRDFTHGETYIKYHEDGKDQPFAV, encoded by the exons ATGGCTACTCGTGGTGCAATTCTGTTAGGGCAGTGCATGCCTTGCGTAAAGAAAAATGCTTCCAAAATACGCATACGACGCATGGAATTGGATACCAATCTGAATATG TACTTCAAGAAGgatgaatttttgtttgcttatgatcctgaaaaagtgtgtaaaacAGGCGATGTTGTGCTGATACGCGAGCTGTCACAACGTTTGACCCGGTTGATTTCGCATAAAGTAGAACAAGTGGTTTATCCATTGGGTGACATAACAGATCCAGTAAGTGGCAAAAAAGTTGTTGTGGGTAAATATCGCGAACAAATTGAGGAGGCAAACCGCTTATATGGCAAATCGGAGAAAGCCTTCGACTATGAGAAAGCGCCGCCGCGCGGCCGACTTGAGGGCACAAGAGACTTTACGCATGGCGAAACGTACATTAAATACCATGAGGATGGCAAGGATCAGCCTTTTGCCGTTTAG
- the LOC128868727 gene encoding uncharacterized protein LOC128868727, whose protein sequence is MDMDFLSDPIFSDLDRSDFIGGIDNEAIDFGNLEQFMQVEAAVGQLDPQNSCNTNANANNTRENPLGCSPKLDSNQHQQQHQHHPHPPHQQQINAADGNISLVSVSARVSLASTPIATPIPSAVSHNTPHMPDSPPDSGSEPPYSPLQDVHGLTLTSRDVYNGLSAMQSDMHFQSQFTPPHQTQTPHHHHQQQHTQHNNSNNSNNSNISTQHHYNHNHSPTVPPNDGTGGIRVKHESGLIMDPATLTHTHTQLRHGNPITAHPHGNPNGGHSHIELPPPHQLMFSNHNNNQHNTSDLLSYESLQSGNFPSVNYPNVTIVNGLDALPPHTTSCALPSPLNDVPRVHLVGTSQAIPSQHSRSSLPTTPVHLSSSRKRKLSTQLDCPEFSSIKPDPGLRMSPTNGATAVAEPQKLGPSSPVTIALPAHAADITSTPTHSAASLSPALSTINSNQDNSLDGNNTTPSGGGEGGDSNALTPCIRFSPFQPQNWHKLCDQSLQEIAVVYYRVDADKGFNFSISDDAFVCQKKNHFQITCHARLQGDAKFVKTPSGLEKINSFHLHFYGVKLEAPNQTIRVEQSQSDRSKKPFYPVPIDLQSHIVSKVTVGRLHFSETTNNNMRKKGRPNPEQRYFQLVVGLHVHTISGNFPIISQGSERIIVRASNPGQFESDVDLCWQRGLTQDSIFHAGRVGINTDRPDESLVVHGNLKVSGHIVQPSDSRAKHEIGELDTSVQLRNLQKIRIVRYRYAPEFAVHSGLKRSCESDSEEIVDTGVIAQEVREVIPDAVQEAGSIVLPNGNVIENFLLVNKDRILMENIGAVKELCKVTGSLETRIEDLERNNRLIKQHEFEQRSKKYGIAKACGARGGYELCSNKSLQIVIFLLVIVMAACLAAVSTLYFVEHNKQHYNYKQLDRLQFHSNGHLLGHDSVLINEQEGYIVQVHNLLSRNKTIQHGATSRPPGHRNFTRIHPEISYDESGDPYAQNGRNDELTVVMEKPLVSLQPLLPRKDIYKVTTTAPQLRINKTISSKNKSKWPQAQVVPKLIASFQNTRGTSSTQPDDSSNLTPNHKRTEPLGNNETSSEKVTDTAPLAHDFDNNSIDIDAQHVTKKALAARDSAIRPASSHEETLSENGETIGDSIGSIVSTSSSDVNAKHNVNHDGNSRNVDISSNNNVPDTTAPAYSHRSRNVYKAVSPPSALLPLTTNKVTIDGIPTNYSLEVPAISNKSQTVLKSKVDSTDLLDLQSLSNNNESVDNPITAWFGFDFGLGHESVLGRRSTSQRSVGRIYCKLVQVEMFGVPPQCTQKPNNDEVSNCQSFCFEESNQLPALRANLAGIARAKEDSVTAEKQISNENIQVSDSSPDSVDSDADSDTQPRSLATPILSTNATFIGTDKKTQVVEVSSEQRSDLSDSSKDTSSSDEHLDIDVKATDENVGPQANSASLEIQVGAATQPDCWQINSGLIAEAQNETFGMEHYCPHGSKSLNITYIIPLSRFFKESSIQLQLASSVPLLWSICSNRELTKHQGVHLQQSSAHQLSANIIQREPNVSVIYFNIPSRGYFVRSLALRASANDSKKQNICQETAHEANTLLQYNFSIVRDCE, encoded by the exons ATCGATCCGATTTCATTGGAGGCATCGACAATGAGGCAATCGATTTTGGTAATCTGGAACAGTTCATGCAGGTTGAAGCCGCCGTTGGTCAACTGGATCCACAAAATAGTTGCAATACCAACGCGAACGCGAATAATACACGTGAAAATCCGCTAGGTTGTAGCCCGAAGCTCGATTCTaaccaacaccaacaacaacaccaacatcaCCCACATCCTCCACATCAGCAACAAATAAATGCAGCCGATGGCAATATTTCATTAGTCAGTGTATCAGCACGTGTTAGTTTGGCATCCACACCAATAGCGACACCTATTCCGAGCGCGGTTAGCCACAATACACCGCATATGCCCGATAGTCCGCCCGATTCTGGCTCAGAACCACCCTACAGTCCGCTGCAAGACGTTCACGGGCTGACGCTGACCTCTCGCGACGTCTACAATGGGCTTTCGGCGATGCAGTCCGATATGCATTTTCAGTCACAATTTACACCACCGCACCAAACGCAAACACCACATCATCACCATCAGCAACAACATACGCAacataacaacagcaacaattcaaaCAATTCAAACATCTCCACTCAACACCACTACAACCACAATCACTCGCCAACTGTGCCGCCAAACGACGGAACGGGTGGAATACGTGTGAAACACGAGTCAGGCCTCATAATGGATCCAgctacactcacacacacacatacacaacttCGACATGGGAATCCTATTACCGCACATCCGCATGGCAATCCTAACGGCGGCCACAGTCATATAGAATTGCCACCACCGCATCAGCTGATGTTCTCAAATCACAACAACAATCAGCACAATACAAGCGATTTGTTGTCGTATGAGAGCCTGCAAAGTGGAAACTTTCCATCAGTGAATTATCCAAATGTTACTATCGTAAATGGCTTGGATGCCTTGCCTCCGCACACCACGTCCTGTGCGCTCCCTTCACCGCTGAACGATGTGCCTCGTGTGCATTTGGTTGGCACAAGTCAGGCAATCCCTTCGCAACACAGCCGTTCGTCATTGCCCACTACGCCTGTGCATTTGTCTTCGTCCCGCAAACGGAAACTTTCCACCCAACTGGATTGCCCCGAATTCTCCAGCATTAAGCCAGATCCAGGCTTGCGGATGAGCCCAACGAACGGCGCTACAGCAGTCGCGGAACCACAGAAGCTCGGTCCGTCGTCACCAGTTACCATCGCATTACCCGCACATGCGGCTGATATAACCAGTACGCCCACACACTCAGCTGCCTCGCTATCTCCCGCGCTGTCAACTATCAACTCGAATCAGGACAACAGTCTGGATGGCAATAATACCACTCCAAGTGGCGGTGGTGAGGGTGGTGACAGTAATGCTCTTACACCATGCATTCGTTTCAGCCCGTTCCAGCCACAAAATTGGCACAAACTTTGCGATCAAAGCCTGCAAGAGATCGCGGTTGTTTATTACCGTGTAGACGCGGATAAAGGTTTCAATTTCTCCATCTCCGACGATGCGTTTGTTTGCCAGAAAAAAAACCACTTTCAAATAACTTGCCACGCACGTCTGCAAGGCGATGCGAAGTTCGTTAAAACACCGTCCGGTCTAGAAAAAATCAATTCCTTCCATTTACACTTCTATGGTGTGAAATTAGAAGCGCCAAATCAGACAATACGGGTTGAGCAAAGCCAATCCGATCGCTCAAAGAAACCATTCTATCCTGTGCC CATCGATCTCCAGAGCCACATTGTAAGCAAAGTCACGGTGGGCCGTTTACATTTCTCTGAAACTACGAACAACAATATGCGAAAAAAGGGGCGTCCCAATCCTGAGCAACGTTACTTCCAACTGGTAGTAGGCCTTCATGTGCACACAATTTCTGGCAACTTTCCAATCATCAGTCAAGGTAGTGAGCGCATTATTGTGCGTGCCTCCAATCCAGGTCAATTTGAATCCGACGTCGATCTTTGCTGGCAACGTGGGCTCACGCAAGATTCCATCTTCCACGCCGGAAGAGTTGGCATCAACACTGATCGTCCTGACGAGAGTTTGGTTGTGCATGGCAATTTGAAAGTATCAGGTCACATAGTGCAGCCCAGTGATAGTCGTGCTAAGCACGAGATCGGCGAACTCGATACTTCAGTGCAGCTACGCAACTTACAAAAAATACGCATAGTGCGCTATCGGTACGCTCCCGAATTCGCAGTTCACTCAGGTCTGAAACGTTCGTGCGAGAGCGACAGCGAGGAGATCGTCGATACCGGCGTTATTGCACAAGAGGTACGCGAAGTTATACCAGATGCGGTACAAGAGGCTGGCAGTATCGTGCTGCCGAATGGCAATGTCATCGAAAACTTTCTGCTGGTCAATAAG GATCGCattttaatggaaaatattgGTGCTGTTAAAGAGCTCTGCAAGGTCACTGGGTCACTTGAGACGCGCATCGAAGATTTGGAGCGCAACAATCGACTGATAAAACAGCACGAATTTGAGCAGCGAAGCAAAAAGTATGGGATCGCAAAAGCCTGTGGCGCGCGTGGCGGCTATGAATTATGCTCGAACAAGTCTTTGCAgatagtaatatttttattggtaATCGTTATGGCCGCATG CCTAGCTGCTGTTTCCACTCTGTACTTCgtggagcacaacaaacaaCATTACAACTACAAACAATTAGACCGGCTCCAATTTCATAGCAATGGCCATCTTCTCGGCCATGACTCGGTTCTCATAAATGAACAAGAAGGTTACATCGTCCAAGTGCACAACCTTCTCAGTCGAAATAAAACTATTCAGCATGGCGCAACATCACGTCCGCCTGGGCATCGGAATTTCACGCGTATACATCCGGAAATCAGCTACGACGAAAGCGGTGATCCATATGCACAAAATGGACGCAATGATGAACTGACGGTGGTTATGGAAAAACCACTTGTCAGCCTTCAGCCACTGCTTCCACGAAAGGATATTTATAAAGTGACGACTACAGCACCACAACTGCGTATCAACAAGACTATAAGCAGCAAAAATAAGTCAAAGTGGCCACAGGCTCAAGTTGTGCCCAAACTAATTGCGAGCTTCCAAAATACACGCGGCACCAGCAGCACACAACCAGATGATAGCTCGAATCTTACACCGAACCATAAGCGTACGGAGCCACTGGGCAATAATGAAACCTCTTCGGAGAAGGTTACCGACACAGCGCCATTAGCACACGATTTCGATAACAATTCTATCGACATTGACGCGCAACACGTTACCAAAAAGGCTTTGGCTGCCAGAGATTCGGCAATACGACCAGCCAGTTCACATGAGGAGACGCTATCGGAGAATGGCGAAACCATTGGCGATTCGATTGGGTCCATTGTAAGCACATCAAGTAGTGACGTGAACGCCAAACACAATGTTAATCATGATGGTAATAGCAGAAATGTCGacatcagcagcaacaacaacgtgcCAGATACCACTGCCCCTGCCTATAGCCACCGTTCGCGCAATGTCTACAAAGCGGTCTCACCACCATCAGCACTCTTACCGCTCACCACTAACAAGGTAACGATTGACGGCATTCCCACAAATTACTCATTGGAAGTGCCCGCGATCTCAAACAAAAGCCAAACGGTGCTGAAAAGTAAAGTGGATAGTACAGATCTGTTGGACTTACAGAGTCTAAGCAACAACAACGAGTCGGTAGATAATCCCATAACAGCTTGGTTTGGATTCGATTTCGGCTTGGGGCATGAATCGGTGCTAGGACGCAGGTCGACTTCTCAGCGTAGCGTCGGTCGCATATATTGTAAACTCGTACAGGTGGAGATGTTTGGTGTACCACCTCAATGCACGCAAAAGCCCAACAATGATGAGGTATCCAACTGTCAG TCGTTTTGCTTCGAGGAATCCAATCAACTACCGGCACTTCGAGCCAATTTAGCAGGCATAGCACGCGCCAAAGAGGACTCAGTTACCGCAGAGAAACAGATCAGCAACGAAAATATACAAGTGTCTGACTCGAGCCCCGACAGCGTCGATAGTGATGCGGACTCTGACACACAACCACGTTCTCTGGCTACACCTATACTGTCGACAAATGCTACCTTCATTGGGACGGATAAAAAAACTCAAGTGGTCGAAGTGTCCAGCGAACAGCGATCAGACCTTTCGGATTCGTCAAAAGACACATCTAGCTCCGACGAGCATCTCGATATTGATGTTAAGGCAACAGATGAAAACGTGGGCCCACAAGCAAATAGTGCGTCATTAGAAATACAAGTCGGAGCAGCTACCCAACCGGATTGTTGGCAAATCAATAGCGGTTTGATAGCCGAGGCACAAAATGAGACATTCGGTATGGAGCATTATTGTCCACATGGCAGCAAATCACTGAACATAACCTATATAATACCACTATCAAGATTTTTCAAGGAATCCAGTATTCAGCTGCAGCTGGC CTCCTCTGTGCCACTGTTGTGGAGCATTTGTAGTAATCGCGAGCTGACCAAACATCAGGGAGTGCATTTGCAGCAATCATCTGCCCATCAACTTAGCGCCAACATCATACAGCGTGAACCCAACGTGtcggttatttattttaatataccaAGTCGGGGCTATTTCGTGCGAAGTTTGGCGTTGCGCGCCTCAGCCAATGATTCAAAAAAG CAAAACATTTGCCAGGAGACAGCACACGAAGCGAACACGTTACTACAGTACAACTTTAGTATCGTAAGAGATTGTGAATAG